A genome region from Fusarium musae strain F31 chromosome 5, whole genome shotgun sequence includes the following:
- the RVB1 gene encoding RuvB ATP-dependent DNA helicase pontin (EggNog:ENOG41) has translation MVQISEVKGNKRDNRTAAHTHIKGLGLKSDGYAEKQAAGFVGQVGARESCGVVVDLIRAQKMAGRGVLLAGGPGTGKTALALAISQELGTKIPFCPIVGSEIYSTEVKKTEMLMENFRRAIGLKVRETKEVYEGEVTELTPEEAENPLGGYGKTISTLLIGLKSAKGQKKLRLDPSIYEAIQKERVTVGDVIYIEANTGACKRVGRSDAYATEFDLEAEEYVPIPKGEVHKKKEIVQDVTLHDLDVANARPQGGQDIMSMMGQLMKPKMTEITDKLRGEINKVVSKYIDQGVAELVPGVLFIDEAHMLDVECFTYLNRALESPISPIVVLASNRGMCTIRGTDDIVAAHGIPADFLTRLLIIPTTPYEAEEIKRIVRIRSSTEGVSVSDAAIDKISEHGVRISLRYCLQLLTPASILAKANGRSQIDVQDVAECEDLFLDARRSAALLSSEAGRGYLA, from the exons ATGGTCCAGATCAGCGAGGTGAAGGGTAACAAGCGAGACAATCGCACAGCCGCCCATACTCATATCaagggcttgggcttgaaaTCAGATGGATATGCAGAGAAGCAAGCGGCCGGGTTTGTCGGTCAAGTCGGCGCGCGTGAG TCCTGCGGCGTTGTAGTGGATTTGATCCGGGCTCAGAAGATGGCTGGCCGAGGTGTGCTGTTGGCAGGAGGGCCTGGAACTGGAAAGACCGCTCTCGCGCTCGCGATCAGCCAAGAATTGGGAACCAAGATTCCCTTTTGCCCCATCGTTGGCAGCGAAATCTACTCCACggaagtcaagaagaccGAGATGCTGATGGAAAACTTCCGAAGAGCCATTGGTCTAAAGGTCCGAGAGACGAAGGAGGTGTATGAAGGAGAGGTTACAGAACTCACACCTGAGGAGGCCGAAAACCCGTTAGGTGGCTACGGCAAGACCATCAGCACGCTCTTGATTGGACTCAAGAGCGCAAAGGGACAGAAGAAGCTCCGCCTCGACCCAAGTATCTACGAAGCAATTCAGAAGGAGAGAGTAACGGTCGGCGACGTGATCTATATCGAAGCGAACACGGGTGCCTGCAAACGAGTTGGCCGATCAGACGCCTACGCCACGGAATTCGACCTGGAGGCGGAGGAGTACGTACCCATTCCCAAGGGTGAGGTacacaagaagaaggagatcgtGCAAGACGTTACGCTACATGACCTCGATGTGGCCAATGCCCGCCCCCAAGGCGGCCAGGATATTATGAGCATGATGGGCCAGCTAATGAAGCCCAAGATGACGGAGATTACAGACAAACTTCGTGGAGAGATCAACAAAGTAGTCAGCAAGTACATCGACCAGGGTGTTGCTGAGCTTGTGCCAGGCGTTTTGTTTATCGATGAG GCACACATGCTCGATGTGGAGTGCTTCACCTACCTCAACAGAGCCTTGGAATCGCCCATCTCCCCCATCGTGGTCTTGGCCTCCAACCGGGGAATGTGCACCATCAGAGGCACTGACGACATTGTCGCGGCTCACGGAATCCCTGCCGACTTCCTTACACGCTTGCTCATCATCCCTACAACGCCCTACGAGGCGGAAGAAATCAAGCGCATCGTGCGGATACGCTCATCGACCGAAGGCGTCTCAGTTTCAGATGCTGCCATTGACAAAATCTCGGAACACGGCGTCCGCATCAGCCTGCGGTATTGCCTGCAGCTGTTGACCCCTGCAAG CATtctggccaaggccaacGGCCGCTCGCAAATCGACGTTCAGGACGTTGCCGAGTGTGAGGACTTGTTCCTTGATGCTCGCCGAAGTGCCGCCCTCCTCAGCAGCGAGGCCGGGCGAGGATACCTCGCGTAA